TGGGACACTGCATGGGCCAAAACCAGCCCCGACCAATAAGCTAAACGGTCCTAAAAATTAGATCCAGATACCAGACCAATGGGTGGTGTGGTTCTGGTTCCTAATGGATCGGTTCAGATATAGTTTTCGGTTCTGGCCCTAAGTTAATTTAAACATCATATgatcaaatcatcaaataaTTGGCTGTATCTGGCCATGTGGTTCGACCATCCGGTCCTGTCTCATTTTAAACCATTTGGTTCTCAGACTTTATTTGAGTCTCTCCGAGTCTCCATGTGATCTCACCGATCGGTGGTCTCCCTCTTCTCAAGTTTCCTGCCTTTCTGCGATATGCTTGGGATCTTTAGTTTCAGCACCGGCGCATTTTAGAATCGGAACTTCGAAGAACAAGTTCCTCCTGGTCGCAGCGAGATGGACCACGAATCAAATGAAGAACAAACCCTAGCATCAAATTTACAAGCTCTCTCATTTTCAGATCCGTTATCCGACCAATTCAATTCCTTGAACGATCTCTGCTACGAAATCTCATCTCTGCAAGACCTAGCTTCTCGAGGTTCATGGCGATCGATCCTCGACAAGGTTGCTCGGGCTCGGAAACTCTCTTTCCTTCGAAAACCCCACGAACACTTGATCTATCTCTCTTACAATGTTCTAGCGCTTACCAAGCTTCGTCAATACGGAGATGCGGCGGAAGAACTCGATTCTGTTGAAGACTTCGACAGCGCTCAATACAAGTACGAATCTTATCCTGATCATTACCCGAACCGATCTGGTTCGATGGTTCCTTTTGCGCTTCGATGGCTTCATGCAGAGATCCCTCACAAGTTAGGTAAGCGCCCAGAAACCCTAGATAGATTGTATACTCTGCTTGATTTCGTACGTACGAAATTGAAGGAGAGGGAATCCAAATCCATGGACGTCTGCTTTGAGCAGTGGAAGAAAAGGGAAGCCTTTCTGGTCAATGCAATCTCTTGTCATCATTTGAGTCATAAAGAGTTTGGCGTGTGCTTGACATTGCTCCAGAGTTTACTCAACATTGATTCACCGGATCCGGTACTGTTGTCGAAGCTGGGTTATATACAAATGCAGCTTGGAGATCTAGATGGATCTAAGGCGTCTTTCAATCGAGTAGAACACTTGATGAAGGAAGGTAATTCCGGGGCGTTGTTGGATGAGATGGAGTTTAAGAATCTAGTTAGTCGGAACAAGGCTCTGATTTATCTGGTGGGGAAGGATTATATATCAGCTGTGAGAGAGTATGATGTGTGCATTGAGAGAGACCCGACTGACGTGGTGGCAACAAATAACAAGGCACTGTGCTTGATGTATTCGAGGGATCTTTCAGATTCGATCAAGGTTTTAGAAAGTGCATTGGAAAGGGTACCGACAGCGGCTCTCAATGAGACATTGGTGGTAAATTTGTGTAGCATGTATGAATTGGCTTATGTTAACCATGGTGACATCAAGAAGACGCTCAGTAATTGGATTGCTCGAGTTGCTCCTGATGATTTTGATTCATCTTGTACTCGAATTTAAGGTATTCTTTTGGTCATATACCTTTTCTTATATGATTCCTTTTATATGTAGTTGTAGATTGTGACCATTTATTGAAAATCAATGATTGATACTATTGGATGGATTCAAGGGTGTTAATCCGAAAATCCTTTGACAATCAGCATTTCACATCCTGGATGGTACAAATAGTTCTCTTTGCAGCATATTTGATGTTGCTTATGTTAACCATTCCAAAATTGAGAAGACTGTTAGTAATTAGGTTGCCTGAGCTATAAAAGATAATTTCGATCCATCTCTTATTGAAATTTAGGGTATTATTCTACATTTAAGTCATCCATGAATCTTCAACTTGTATAAATTGTTTGCTTGAGGTTGTGTGCTGTGGCTGTATCTGCCTAGTGGCATGATGTGCAGCCAAACCATATGATGTAGGACTCAGCCCTGGGCTCATGCAGCATGGGACTCTTAGCTTGCTACTGGACCTCAAGGATGCATTAATCTCCATTCTCTGATATCATATCGTGTTCAAGGCACTTTTTGCTCAAGAAATTGTGATTGCTTTATCTTCAATTTGGTATTTCGAGTTAGTTTTTCCTATATCTGCTCCATGGATGGGCCATATTAATGCATGCTGGTTAATATGGTGTGACAAGTCAAGGTACAAGGTTAGTGCTTTCTGGTtgggaaagggaaaaaacaCCTTCTCACTTGTGAGTCAAAGATGCAGTGGCTCATGAAATTATGTGCCACTCAAGAATTTGTTCATGCAACACTGGAAGCAATAGAAACGAAAAAAGCAAACATAAGACAAACGCAAGACCAAATTTAACATGGAAAACACTTCAATGTGAAGGGAAAACCACAGGGCAACTCCGATAGGAATCAGTTAGAATCAAATGAGGATTAAAATGTTTCTCTTCTATAAGTTTATGCCCAAAACTTGAGACTtcaacaagaaagagagaagaacaaTTAACACCTGAAGAAATACAGGGTTACCTCACAAGCATCAACTAAATGACACTTCTCCACCTCTAAAAGCCTCAAATATATCTCCCAAGCTTGGAGAACCAATTGAAAACACAATCACCAGTTTTGGTTACCCAGCTTGATCTAGAGCGACAAAGCGTGAAAGATAACACAAAACGGCCTTAAGAATGTCCTGAATATGAGATAAAACCTCCTGCATAAATTATGTACTTCTTTCTCTCCAAGAGAGCTTAAAAACTCTTActttttcttctcaaacaagctttgcttcttccttttctcaatACCTCTTAACTTCTCTCTTCTTGAGAATTCCATTACACGTTCTTCCAAACTGTCTCTTCATTTTCAACAAAGCCCACTGAACAAAAGTCCCTTGCCAAGTCATTGGCACTTGACTCTACATGGGGTTGGACCCCATATGACTGAACTCCCAACAAACTTCCCTTCCAAACCCATTAGGACTCCCCCATAATAGAGGCTTAGATGCCATCCATGCCTGCCAAATTTCTACATAGTTTATGCTTCTCCTTTGGCACTGTCTTATCATCATATCTGATGGGTTTTGATCAGTATGATGAGTCTTGTTGATCTTCATCAACCCATTTTCAAGGATATCTCGAATCCAATAGTACCGGACCTTAATTTGCTTGGTCCTAAAGTGGGATGTAGCATTCTCACTAGTATCAATGGCACTTTGACTATCACACATAAC
The window above is part of the Macadamia integrifolia cultivar HAES 741 unplaced genomic scaffold, SCU_Mint_v3 scaffold3590, whole genome shotgun sequence genome. Proteins encoded here:
- the LOC122068228 gene encoding trafficking protein particle complex subunit 12-like, which encodes MDHESNEEQTLASNLQALSFSDPLSDQFNSLNDLCYEISSLQDLASRGSWRSILDKVARARKLSFLRKPHEHLIYLSYNVLALTKLRQYGDAAEELDSVEDFDSAQYKYESYPDHYPNRSGSMVPFALRWLHAEIPHKLGKRPETLDRLYTLLDFVRTKLKERESKSMDVCFEQWKKREAFLVNAISCHHLSHKEFGVCLTLLQSLLNIDSPDPVLLSKLGYIQMQLGDLDGSKASFNRVEHLMKEGNSGALLDEMEFKNLVSRNKALIYLVGKDYISAVREYDVCIERDPTDVVATNNKALCLMYSRDLSDSIKVLESALERVPTAALNETLVVNLCSMYELAYVNHGDIKKTLSNWIARVAPDDFDSSCTRI